From Klebsiella electrica, the proteins below share one genomic window:
- a CDS encoding SymE family type I addiction module toxin has protein sequence MVSQNRYNRSATTHHPLRVLQSGLHHAIFLRGEWISQAGFTDGMPIKIWVVPDCIVIIAQNTPRG, from the coding sequence ATTGTAAGTCAGAACCGGTACAACAGAAGCGCCACAACCCATCACCCGCTGCGAGTACTACAATCGGGCCTGCATCACGCGATATTTTTACGCGGCGAGTGGATATCGCAGGCAGGATTTACTGACGGGATGCCGATTAAGATCTGGGTGGTGCCAGACTGCATCGTTATCATCGCGCAAAACACGCCTAGGGGCTGA
- a CDS encoding IS3 family transposase (programmed frameshift), with product MVEVLSGPERRRRRTPQEKIAIIQQTMEPGMTVSHVARLHGINANQIFKWRRQYEDGSLTAVASGEEVVPASELAAANKQIRELQRLLGKKTMEAEILKEAVEFGRGKKMDCACTLVARGRRITDVCRSIGVSRAQLSIRVNRPSGWQDRRRQSSFDDTAVLSRINTAVAELPTYGYRRVWALLRRESEQDGQPVVNAKRVYRIMSTHHLLLERKPAEHHRKRAHKGRVAVAESNRLWCSDGFEFRCDNGEKLRVTFAQDSCDREIIDWAAGTGGYDKETVQDVMLGAVEKRFGQHLPSEPLEWLTDNGSAYRAHETRAFARMLGLEPCTTRVRSPESNGIAESFVKTIKRDYISIMPKADSQMALINLAVAFSHYNEHHPHSALGYRSPREYIRRKLS from the exons ATGGTTGAAGTGTTATCAGGACCCGAGCGGCGGCGACGCCGAACACCGCAGGAAAAAATTGCCATTATTCAGCAGACTATGGAGCCCGGCATGACCGTGTCTCATGTTGCCCGTCTTCATGGCATCAATGCTAACCAGATCTTCAAATGGCGCAGGCAGTATGAAGACGGCTCTCTGACCGCCGTGGCATCAGGCGAAGAGGTCGTTCCCGCATCTGAACTTGCTGCTGCCAATAAGCAAATCCGCGAGCTTCAGCGCCTTCTGGGCAAAAAGACGATGGAAGCTGAAATACTTAAAGAGGCTGTGGAGTTCGGTCGGG GCAAAAAAATGGATTGCGCATGCACCCTTGTTGCCCGGGGACGACGAATAACTGACGTCTGCCGGAGTATCGGTGTGTCGCGTGCGCAGCTGAGTATCAGGGTTAACCGGCCATCTGGCTGGCAGGATCGCAGAAGACAATCCAGCTTCGACGACACCGCGGTGTTGTCCCGGATAAATACGGCGGTGGCTGAACTGCCCACATACGGTTATCGCCGGGTATGGGCGCTGTTGCGACGGGAGTCTGAGCAGGACGGGCAGCCTGTTGTTAATGCGAAGCGGGTGTACCGCATTATGAGCACTCACCATCTTCTTCTTGAGCGTAAGCCAGCTGAGCACCACCGGAAGCGGGCCCATAAAGGACGCGTGGCGGTGGCTGAAAGCAACCGGCTCTGGTGCTCAGACGGCTTCGAGTTCCGCTGTGACAATGGCGAAAAGTTGCGGGTAACCTTCGCCCAGGACTCCTGTGACCGGGAGATCATCGACTGGGCAGCGGGCACAGGTGGCTATGACAAAGAAACAGTGCAGGATGTGATGCTGGGTGCGGTGGAAAAACGCTTTGGGCAACATCTGCCGTCAGAGCCGCTGGAATGGCTGACGGATAATGGTTCGGCTTACAGGGCGCATGAAACACGGGCGTTCGCCCGGATGCTGGGGCTTGAACCGTGCACGACAAGAGTGCGTAGCCCGGAAAGTAACGGCATCGCAGAAAGCTTCGTGAAGACGATAAAGCGGGATTACATCAGCATCATGCCAAAAGCGGACAGCCAGATGGCGTTGATAAATCTGGCAGTGGCGTTCAGCCATTACAATGAACATCATCCGCACAGTGCGCTGGGATACCGCTCACCACGAGAATATATACGCAGAAAGTTATCGTAA